Part of the Yersinia hibernica genome, TCCAAGGGACTGAGCTGATTGGTATTGCTGCCGGCGAATCAAAAGATCCGGGCAAGAATATTCCGCGCGCAGTGCGCAAGGTGTTCTGGCGTATTCTGCTGTTCTATATCTTCGCGATTCTGATTATCAGCCTGATTATTCCGTATACTGACCCAAGTCTGTTACGTAATGATGTGAAAGATATCAGTGTTAGCCCATTCACCTTGGTGTTCCAGAATGCCGGTCTGTTGTCAGCTGCCGCGGTGATGAATGCGGTTATTCTGACGGCGGTATTGTCAGCCGGTAACTCAGGGATGTATGCCTCAACCCGCATGCTGTTTACTCTGGCATCAGAGGGCAAAGCACCGCGTATTTTTGCCAAACTTTCTCAGGGCGGTGTGCCGCGCAATGCGCTGTATGCCACCACCGTGGTCGCGGGTTTGTGCTTCTTAAGCTCTATGTTTGGTAACCAAACTGTCTACTTGTGGCTGCTCAATACCTCCGGTATGACTGGCTTTATTGCCTGGTTGGGGATTGCTATCAGTCACTACCGTTTCCGTCGGGGCTATATGATGCAAGGCCGCAATTTGAACGATTTACCCTATCAGTCCGGTTTCTTCCCGCTGGGGCCTATTTTTGCCTTTATTCTGTGCTTAATCATTACATTAGGCCAAAACTATCAGGCATTCCTGCAAGACCGTATTGATTGGTATGGTGTGACGGCGACTTATATCGGTATTCCATTGTTCTTGGTTATCTGGTTTGGCTATAAGCTGAGCCGTGGCACTAAGGTTATCAAGTATAAAGACATGGAATTCCCGAAATGGCGTGATGAGAGCCAAGAAGAGCAAACAGCGAAAAAAACGGTGCTAATTTCTGACTGACACTGTGCTGCAGTAATCAAAGGGCGATAATCATATCGCCCTTTTTTATGGTAATGATCTGGTGATTATTTGAACAATATTAAGCAAATAATTTCGCTGACTTCCCGCCATTTCCCTCCTAACATCATGGGTTCGATTGACCATACTGATTAAATAATATTATAAAATAAGCGGTTACAAAAATTGATATCAAATAACTTATAGCAATCTTATTGATAAGTATTATCGTTTGCTTTATTGTTAGCGTTATATCAATACTCAGCCGTAGAAATAAATGAGTGCATCCACTGAAGCCATGACAAAAACATCTTATCAAGCTGATGCGACTGTCATGAGGCGTTATAAGAATATCGTGCGCCACCGTTTGCTCATCATTGGGGGGTTGGTATTCGCCATTTTGGGGTGTTTGTTACTGGATTTCACCCTCGGGCCATCAGGTCTGACACTGCCAGCCTTGTGGCAGACATTACTTGACCCGGCCAGTGCCGCGGCCGGTACTCGGGTTATCGTCTGGGATATCCGCTTACCCTACGCCTTGATGGCGGTGG contains:
- a CDS encoding amino acid permease; amino-acid sequence: MTQQNTKIPVQQGAQRLRRELKSRHLAMIAIGGSIGTGLFVASGATVSQAGPGGALLSYALIGLMVYFLMTSLGELAAFMPVSGSFSTYGSKYVEEGFGFALGWNYWYNWAVTIAVDLVAAQLVMNYWFPDTPGWIWSALFLALMFLLNWISVKGFGEAEYWFSLIKVTTVVIFIIVGVMMISGIMKGGESAGWHNWTIGDAPFAGGFSAMIGVAMIVGFSFQGTELIGIAAGESKDPGKNIPRAVRKVFWRILLFYIFAILIISLIIPYTDPSLLRNDVKDISVSPFTLVFQNAGLLSAAAVMNAVILTAVLSAGNSGMYASTRMLFTLASEGKAPRIFAKLSQGGVPRNALYATTVVAGLCFLSSMFGNQTVYLWLLNTSGMTGFIAWLGIAISHYRFRRGYMMQGRNLNDLPYQSGFFPLGPIFAFILCLIITLGQNYQAFLQDRIDWYGVTATYIGIPLFLVIWFGYKLSRGTKVIKYKDMEFPKWRDESQEEQTAKKTVLISD